Proteins from one Pueribacillus theae genomic window:
- the cysW gene encoding sulfate ABC transporter permease subunit CysW, whose amino-acid sequence MAGYVGKSTANSEPFFIRFILIILTITFLSIFLILPLIAIFMKAFDQGVNAYLASNADPDALSAVKLTLLVVLITVPLNTLFGIIAAWLITKFDFKGKSILTTIIDIPFAVSPVIAGLVFILLFGAQSLLGQWLISHNIHIIFAVPGIVLATLFVTFPFVARELLPVMQMQGKAEEEASLSLGANGLKTFFYITLPNIKWGLLYGIILCSARAIGEFGAVSVVSGHIRGLTNTMTLHIEILYNEYQFTAAFAVASLMSILAIITLLIKNFIEWKSKIQS is encoded by the coding sequence ATGGCGGGATACGTTGGTAAATCAACGGCAAATTCTGAACCGTTCTTCATTCGGTTCATTCTGATCATCCTAACAATCACGTTCTTAAGCATATTCTTAATCTTGCCGCTCATTGCGATTTTTATGAAAGCTTTTGATCAAGGTGTGAATGCTTACTTAGCCTCTAATGCAGATCCAGATGCACTCTCAGCGGTTAAACTAACGCTGCTCGTAGTTTTGATAACCGTACCGCTTAACACTCTGTTCGGCATCATCGCTGCTTGGCTAATTACAAAGTTTGATTTTAAAGGAAAAAGTATATTAACGACAATCATCGATATTCCATTTGCGGTTTCACCGGTCATAGCAGGTCTTGTTTTCATCCTCCTATTTGGAGCTCAAAGTTTACTAGGGCAATGGCTCATTTCACATAACATTCATATTATTTTTGCTGTTCCTGGAATTGTCCTTGCCACACTTTTTGTGACGTTTCCATTTGTTGCAAGAGAATTACTTCCAGTCATGCAAATGCAAGGGAAAGCTGAAGAGGAAGCTTCTTTATCATTAGGGGCAAATGGATTGAAAACTTTTTTTTACATTACGTTACCAAATATTAAATGGGGGCTTCTGTATGGGATTATCCTTTGTAGCGCACGCGCCATCGGTGAGTTCGGAGCAGTTTCCGTTGTCTCAGGCCATATTCGCGGCTTAACAAATACAATGACGCTGCATATAGAAATTTTATACAACGAATATCAATTTACAGCTGCATTTGCAGTCGCTTCACTTATGTCGATCCTCGCGATTATTACGCTCCTCATAAAGAATTTTATTGAATGGAAATCTAAAATCCAATCGTAA
- a CDS encoding sulfate/molybdate ABC transporter ATP-binding protein has protein sequence MSILIENVTKTFGSFHALKQINLEIQTGELVALLGPSGSGKTTLLRIIAGLEDPDEGIIHFGKKEITHLHTAKRKVGYVFQHYALFKHMTVFDNIAYGLKVLPKKTRPSKKEIESKVNKLLQLIKLEAFANRYPAQLSGGQKQRVALARALAVEPKLLLLDEPFGALDAKVRKELRRWLRQLHDDFQITSIFVTHDQEEALDVANRIVIMNEGKIEQIGSPDEVYEQPNSPFVYNFLGNVNVFKGRVQNGKLFNGDAELPVPDVTHSENDQALGYVRPHELSIVRNGSLKEAIKATIAHIHTVGRAVHIELKRKDTNQFLEVELTKEEYEDLKLRTGEEVFVKPKHLQIFKGN, from the coding sequence ATGAGTATTTTAATCGAAAATGTTACGAAAACATTCGGTTCTTTTCATGCACTGAAACAGATAAATCTTGAAATTCAAACAGGTGAACTCGTAGCGCTATTAGGACCATCGGGTTCAGGCAAAACGACTCTGCTTCGAATTATTGCGGGGCTTGAGGATCCCGATGAAGGGATCATCCATTTTGGAAAAAAAGAAATTACACATCTTCATACTGCAAAGCGAAAAGTCGGGTATGTTTTTCAACATTATGCACTTTTTAAACATATGACGGTATTTGATAATATCGCATACGGTTTAAAAGTACTTCCCAAAAAAACACGTCCTTCAAAAAAAGAAATCGAATCAAAAGTGAATAAACTACTCCAACTTATTAAACTTGAGGCATTTGCGAACCGTTATCCAGCACAATTGTCAGGGGGACAAAAACAGCGGGTCGCATTAGCAAGAGCGCTAGCCGTCGAGCCAAAGCTGTTGCTGTTAGATGAGCCTTTTGGAGCATTGGATGCAAAGGTAAGAAAAGAACTTAGACGATGGCTAAGGCAACTGCATGATGACTTTCAGATCACAAGCATTTTTGTCACACATGATCAAGAAGAAGCGCTTGATGTAGCGAATCGAATTGTCATCATGAACGAAGGCAAAATCGAACAAATTGGAAGTCCAGACGAAGTATATGAACAACCAAACAGCCCATTTGTATACAATTTTTTAGGCAATGTCAATGTATTTAAAGGAAGAGTGCAAAATGGAAAACTTTTTAACGGGGATGCTGAATTGCCAGTACCAGATGTTACTCATTCGGAAAACGATCAAGCACTTGGCTATGTTCGCCCACATGAATTATCCATCGTACGGAATGGTTCATTAAAAGAAGCAATAAAAGCGACAATTGCACATATTCATACAGTCGGAAGAGCGGTTCATATCGAATTGAAAAGAAAGGATACGAATCAATTTTTAGAAGTTGAATTAACAAAAGAAGAATACGAAGATTTAAAGCTTCGAACAGGAGAAGAAGTTTTTGTAAAGCCTAAACATCTTCAAATTTTTAAGGGAAATTAA
- a CDS encoding helix-turn-helix domain-containing protein encodes MKNRYRPKPLLTKREREVFELLVQDKTTREIAKELFISEKTVRNHISNTMQKLGVKGRSQAVVELLRLGELEI; translated from the coding sequence TTGAAAAATCGTTATCGACCGAAACCGCTTCTTACGAAAAGAGAACGAGAAGTATTTGAGCTACTAGTCCAAGACAAAACGACAAGAGAAATCGCGAAAGAATTATTTATCAGCGAAAAAACGGTAAGAAACCATATTTCAAATACAATGCAGAAATTAGGAGTGAAGGGGCGCTCTCAAGCGGTAGTCGAGCTACTAAGGCTTGGGGAATTAGAAATATAG
- the sdhB gene encoding succinate dehydrogenase iron-sulfur subunit: MSEEKMVRFIITRQDSPESSSYQEEFQLPYRPNMNVISALMEIRRNPVNAKGEKTTPVQWEMNCLEEVCGACSMVINGKARQSCTALVDKLDQPIRLEPMATFPVVRDLVVDRSRMFNAMKRIKAWIPIDGTYDLGPGPRMPERQRQWAYELSKCMTCGVCLEACPNVNDRSDFIGPFALSLVRLFNTHPTGAMHKEERLNALMGEGGIEDCGNSQNCVQSCPKGIPLTTSIASMNRATTLQMFKNFFGSDNL; encoded by the coding sequence ATGAGTGAAGAAAAAATGGTTCGATTTATCATCACTCGCCAAGACTCACCTGAGTCTTCCTCTTATCAGGAGGAATTTCAACTTCCTTATAGACCGAACATGAACGTCATCTCCGCTTTAATGGAGATACGCAGGAATCCGGTGAATGCAAAAGGGGAAAAGACAACGCCTGTTCAATGGGAAATGAATTGTCTTGAAGAGGTGTGCGGTGCTTGTTCAATGGTGATTAATGGAAAAGCGCGACAATCTTGTACAGCCCTCGTTGATAAGTTGGATCAGCCAATACGTCTTGAGCCAATGGCGACTTTTCCGGTTGTTCGCGACTTAGTCGTTGATCGGAGCCGCATGTTTAATGCAATGAAACGAATTAAAGCGTGGATTCCGATTGACGGAACCTATGATTTAGGACCTGGTCCACGTATGCCTGAAAGACAAAGACAATGGGCATATGAATTGTCGAAATGTATGACGTGCGGTGTTTGTCTAGAAGCATGCCCGAATGTAAACGATCGATCCGACTTCATTGGGCCTTTTGCACTTTCTCTCGTCCGTCTGTTTAATACTCATCCAACAGGCGCAATGCATAAAGAAGAACGGCTTAACGCATTAATGGGTGAGGGCGGAATAGAAGACTGCGGAAACTCACAAAACTGTGTTCAATCATGTCCGAAAGGCATTCCGCTTACAACGTCGATTGCTTCAATGAATAGAGCGACGACACTGCAGATGTTCAAAAACTTCTTTGGAAGCGACAACCTTTAA
- the sdhA gene encoding succinate dehydrogenase flavoprotein subunit, whose amino-acid sequence MSKGNVIIVGGGLAGLMSAIKVAEAGVNVDLFSIVPVKRSHSVCAQGGINGAVNTKGEGDSPWIHFDDTVYGGDFLANQPPVKAMCEAAPGIIHLMDRMGVMFNRTPEGLLDFRRFGGTQHHRTAFAGATTGQQLLYALDEQVRRHEVAGLVTKYENWEFLSAVIDDDEVCRGIVAQDMKTSEIKSFSADAVIMATGGPGIIFGKSTNSVINTGSAAASLYQQGVIYANGEFIQIHPTAIPGDDKLRLMSESARGEGGRVWTYKDGKPWYFLEEKYPAYGNLVPRDIATREIFDVCVNQKLGINGENMVYLDLSHKDPHELDVKLGGIIEIYEKFAGDDPRKVPMKIFPAVHYSMGGMWVDYNQMTNIQGLFAAGECDYSQHGANRLGANSLLSAIYGGMVAGPNAVEYISGLDKSSEDISSDVFDRQARQEQEKFDNIIAMDGSENAYVLHKELGEWMTDNVTVVRENKKLLETDEKIQELMDRYKRININDTSKWSNQGTFFTRQLWNMLQLARVITLGAYNRNESRGAHYKPEFPERNDDEWLKTTKAIFNPEKNAPDFEYEDVDVSLIKPRKRDYTKKHEVAEGNEK is encoded by the coding sequence ATGAGCAAAGGAAATGTTATCATTGTCGGCGGTGGCTTAGCAGGCTTGATGTCAGCAATTAAAGTTGCAGAAGCCGGTGTAAACGTCGATCTTTTTTCAATCGTACCTGTGAAACGTTCCCACTCTGTTTGTGCACAGGGTGGAATTAATGGTGCTGTAAATACGAAAGGTGAAGGCGATTCGCCTTGGATTCATTTTGACGATACAGTGTATGGCGGTGATTTCCTTGCGAATCAACCACCAGTTAAAGCGATGTGTGAAGCTGCTCCAGGCATTATCCATTTGATGGATCGTATGGGTGTAATGTTTAATAGAACACCTGAAGGATTGCTTGATTTCCGTCGATTCGGCGGTACGCAGCATCATAGAACCGCATTCGCCGGTGCAACAACCGGCCAACAGTTGCTTTACGCATTGGATGAACAAGTTCGCCGCCACGAAGTCGCAGGACTTGTTACAAAATATGAAAACTGGGAGTTTTTATCAGCTGTTATTGATGATGACGAAGTTTGTCGCGGAATCGTCGCTCAAGATATGAAAACTTCTGAAATTAAATCTTTCTCAGCCGATGCTGTTATTATGGCAACTGGTGGTCCTGGCATTATTTTTGGCAAATCAACGAACTCTGTCATCAATACTGGATCTGCTGCTGCTTCTCTTTATCAGCAAGGTGTTATTTATGCGAATGGTGAATTTATTCAAATCCACCCGACGGCAATTCCAGGGGACGATAAACTTCGCCTCATGAGTGAATCTGCCCGTGGGGAAGGCGGAAGGGTTTGGACATACAAAGATGGGAAACCGTGGTACTTCCTAGAGGAAAAATATCCGGCATATGGAAACCTTGTGCCGCGTGACATTGCAACAAGGGAAATTTTTGATGTGTGCGTCAATCAAAAACTTGGGATAAACGGCGAAAACATGGTCTATCTTGACCTATCTCATAAAGATCCGCATGAGCTTGATGTTAAACTTGGCGGGATTATTGAAATTTATGAGAAATTTGCAGGAGACGACCCGCGTAAAGTTCCAATGAAAATTTTCCCTGCTGTCCACTATTCGATGGGCGGAATGTGGGTTGATTACAACCAAATGACAAACATTCAGGGTCTGTTTGCTGCAGGCGAATGTGACTACTCTCAGCATGGTGCGAACCGCCTCGGCGCCAACTCACTTCTATCGGCAATTTACGGTGGAATGGTCGCTGGGCCGAATGCGGTTGAATATATTAGCGGATTGGACAAGTCGAGTGAAGATATTTCTTCTGATGTCTTTGATCGCCAAGCACGCCAAGAACAAGAGAAATTTGATAACATTATTGCGATGGATGGAAGCGAGAATGCATACGTCCTTCATAAAGAACTTGGGGAATGGATGACAGACAATGTTACAGTCGTTCGCGAAAATAAAAAGTTATTGGAAACAGATGAAAAAATCCAAGAATTAATGGATCGTTACAAACGCATCAATATTAACGATACTTCAAAATGGAGCAATCAAGGAACATTCTTCACTCGCCAACTTTGGAACATGCTTCAGCTTGCTCGTGTCATTACACTTGGCGCTTACAACCGTAATGAAAGCCGCGGGGCACATTACAAGCCTGAATTCCCTGAACGGAACGACGATGAATGGTTGAAGACGACAAAAGCCATCTTTAACCCAGAGAAAAATGCCCCAGACTTTGAATATGAAGATGTTGATGTCTCACTAATTAAACCGCGGAAACGCGACTATACGAAAAAACATGAAGTAGCGGAGGGGAATGAAAAATGA
- a CDS encoding succinate dehydrogenase cytochrome b558 subunit, with protein sequence MAATRDFASRRLHSLLGVIPLGVFLFQHLTVNYFATRGPEAFNKAASFISNLPYLYVLEWVIIYLPLLFHGIYGVYIAFQSKNNASKYGYFRNVMFLLQRVSGIISLIFIAWHIWQTRIQVMFGQEVNYDMMHEILTNPGWLIFYLIGVITVIFHFSNGLWSFCVSFGFIVTPNSQRVFTYVSLIVFIILAIIGVSAILAFV encoded by the coding sequence ATGGCGGCAACTCGAGATTTTGCGAGTCGCAGACTTCATTCGCTGTTAGGTGTGATTCCACTTGGCGTGTTTTTATTTCAGCATTTAACAGTCAACTATTTTGCGACTAGGGGGCCAGAGGCATTTAATAAAGCTGCTTCTTTCATTTCAAACTTACCGTATTTATATGTGCTCGAGTGGGTTATCATTTACCTCCCACTGCTTTTTCATGGTATTTATGGCGTTTACATTGCGTTCCAATCAAAAAATAATGCATCAAAATATGGTTATTTCAGAAATGTCATGTTTTTGTTGCAGCGTGTCTCGGGTATCATTTCATTAATTTTTATTGCATGGCATATTTGGCAAACCCGTATCCAAGTCATGTTTGGACAAGAAGTTAATTATGATATGATGCATGAAATTTTAACAAATCCGGGCTGGCTTATTTTTTATCTAATTGGTGTCATTACTGTAATCTTCCACTTTTCAAATGGTTTGTGGTCTTTCTGTGTAAGCTTTGGTTTTATTGTAACACCGAATTCCCAAAGAGTGTTTACGTACGTTTCTCTCATTGTATTTATCATACTCGCAATCATTGGAGTAAGTGCGATTTTGGCATTTGTTTAA
- a CDS encoding YslB family protein — protein sequence MQHAKEKKEELISPFAYTLLRNELLPELLGKEEQPILYWAGKHLARKYPLSSAEEICQFFHEAAWGELSVISSKQSKMLFELNPSYNHSSHFKLEAGFLAEQVQNMNRCTTETFEQIKKDVVLFTVESNLKDKIR from the coding sequence ATGCAACATGCAAAAGAAAAAAAAGAAGAACTCATTTCACCCTTTGCTTATACGTTATTGAGAAACGAATTATTGCCTGAACTCCTTGGCAAAGAAGAGCAACCAATCCTTTATTGGGCAGGAAAACACCTCGCCCGAAAATATCCATTGTCAAGCGCTGAAGAAATTTGCCAATTCTTTCATGAAGCGGCATGGGGCGAACTTTCGGTTATTTCTTCAAAGCAAAGTAAAATGTTATTCGAATTAAATCCAAGTTACAATCATTCATCCCATTTCAAACTTGAAGCAGGTTTTTTGGCCGAGCAGGTTCAAAACATGAATCGCTGTACAACCGAAACGTTTGAGCAAATAAAAAAGGATGTTGTATTATTTACAGTCGAATCAAATTTAAAAGATAAAATAAGATGA
- the uvrC gene encoding excinuclease ABC subunit UvrC, producing the protein MSLKDKLAVLPDEPGCYLMKNKFGEIIYVGKAKVLKNRVRSYFTGSHDTKTQRLVSEIADFEYIVTSSDLDALLLELNLIKKYDPKYNVMLKDDKSYPYIKITAEKHPRLIITRKLKKDKGKYFGPYPNAYAAQETKKLLDRIFPLRKCRSMPKTVCLYYHIGQCLAPCVKDVSEDKTREMIEGITRFLSGGYHEVKQLIQEKMLKASEEMNYEKAKEYRDQILHIEKVMEKQKIILHHATDCDIFGYAYDKGWMCVQVFFIRQGKLIERDVSLFPFYNEAEEDFLTFIGKFYLQKNHPVPKEILLPKTIDKELVSKLLKIRATQPQIGKKKELVALAKKNAKIALDEKFALIERDEERTIKAVEGLGKIIGIDPPYRIEAFDNSNIQGADPVSAMVVFTDGKPDKKEYRKYNIKTVEGPDDYASMKEVVRRRYSRLLKENGRLPDLIIIDGGKGQISAAQDVLENELGLSIPIGGLAKDDKHRSSHLLMGAPPEPVTMRRNSQEFYLLQRIQDEVHRFAVTFHRDTRGKSMLKSTLDDIPGIGPKRKKMLLKHFGSIKKMKQASLEDFISAGMTEKLAKTIMDHLKKDVQKVRER; encoded by the coding sequence ATGTCATTAAAAGATAAACTAGCTGTTCTTCCAGATGAACCAGGCTGTTACTTAATGAAAAACAAATTTGGTGAAATTATTTATGTCGGGAAGGCGAAAGTGTTAAAAAATCGGGTACGCTCTTATTTCACTGGGTCCCATGATACGAAAACCCAGCGGCTCGTCAGCGAAATTGCCGATTTTGAATATATCGTTACATCTTCAGATCTTGATGCTCTTTTGCTAGAATTGAATTTAATTAAAAAGTACGATCCAAAATACAACGTGATGCTAAAGGATGATAAAAGCTACCCTTATATTAAAATTACCGCAGAAAAACATCCTCGATTAATCATTACGAGGAAGCTTAAAAAAGATAAAGGAAAGTATTTTGGCCCCTATCCAAATGCATATGCAGCTCAAGAAACGAAAAAATTACTTGACCGAATTTTTCCGCTTCGTAAATGCCGTTCAATGCCTAAGACGGTTTGCCTATATTACCATATTGGACAATGCTTGGCACCTTGCGTAAAAGATGTTTCAGAAGATAAAACAAGAGAAATGATTGAAGGCATTACACGTTTTTTGAGTGGAGGCTATCATGAAGTAAAACAATTAATACAAGAGAAAATGCTAAAAGCATCAGAAGAGATGAATTATGAAAAAGCAAAAGAGTATCGGGATCAAATATTGCATATCGAAAAGGTAATGGAGAAACAAAAGATCATATTACATCATGCGACGGACTGTGATATTTTCGGCTACGCTTACGATAAAGGCTGGATGTGTGTACAAGTATTTTTTATACGGCAAGGCAAATTAATTGAAAGAGATGTCTCCTTATTCCCGTTTTACAATGAAGCGGAGGAAGACTTCCTTACGTTTATCGGAAAGTTCTATTTACAAAAAAATCATCCTGTTCCAAAAGAAATTCTTTTGCCGAAAACGATTGATAAAGAATTGGTTAGCAAGCTCCTAAAAATACGTGCAACCCAACCGCAAATAGGAAAGAAGAAAGAGCTTGTTGCTCTTGCGAAAAAGAACGCTAAAATTGCTTTAGATGAAAAATTCGCGCTCATTGAGCGGGATGAGGAACGAACGATAAAAGCTGTTGAAGGATTGGGTAAAATCATTGGCATCGACCCGCCTTATCGAATCGAGGCTTTCGACAACTCGAATATTCAAGGAGCAGATCCTGTGTCGGCAATGGTTGTTTTTACCGATGGAAAGCCCGATAAAAAAGAGTATCGAAAATACAACATAAAAACCGTGGAAGGTCCTGATGATTATGCATCAATGAAGGAAGTCGTAAGGAGAAGGTATTCCCGGCTGCTTAAGGAAAACGGCCGCCTTCCCGACTTGATTATTATCGATGGGGGAAAGGGACAAATTTCTGCTGCCCAAGACGTCCTTGAAAACGAGCTTGGCTTATCGATTCCAATCGGCGGGTTGGCAAAGGATGACAAGCATCGATCATCCCATCTTCTAATGGGTGCTCCGCCTGAACCTGTTACGATGCGGAGAAACAGTCAGGAATTTTATTTGTTGCAGCGGATTCAAGATGAAGTCCATCGTTTTGCTGTTACTTTTCACAGAGATACTCGCGGGAAATCAATGCTTAAATCAACCTTGGATGATATACCTGGGATCGGCCCTAAGCGGAAGAAAATGCTGCTAAAGCACTTTGGTTCCATAAAAAAAATGAAACAGGCGTCCCTTGAAGACTTCATTTCGGCGGGAATGACTGAAAAGCTGGCGAAAACAATTATGGATCATCTTAAAAAGGATGTTCAAAAAGTCCGGGAACGATAG
- the trxA gene encoding thioredoxin, producing MAIEHVTDRNFSDATKEGLVLADFWAPWCGPCKMIAPVLEEVDAEMGEDVKIVKLDVDENQETAGKFGVMSIPTLIVFKDGEPVDQLIGFQPKEALVSTLKKHQ from the coding sequence ATGGCGATTGAACATGTAACCGATAGAAATTTTTCTGATGCAACAAAAGAAGGCCTTGTGTTGGCAGATTTTTGGGCTCCATGGTGCGGCCCGTGTAAAATGATTGCCCCAGTATTAGAAGAAGTGGACGCTGAAATGGGCGAGGACGTAAAAATCGTAAAATTGGATGTTGATGAAAACCAAGAAACAGCTGGAAAATTTGGTGTAATGAGCATCCCGACACTCATTGTTTTCAAGGATGGCGAACCAGTTGATCAACTTATTGGGTTTCAACCGAAAGAAGCGTTGGTCAGCACGTTGAAAAAGCATCAATAA
- a CDS encoding electron transfer flavoprotein subunit alpha/FixB family protein: MAKKVLVLGEAREGELRNVSFEAIAAGKDVAAGGEVVGVIFGENVTELGNEMITYGADRVIVVNNEKLKNYTPDGYSQALLQVIENESPEGIVMGHTSIGKDLSPKIAAKLEAGLISDATGVEADGDDVVFVRPIYSGKAFEKKKVKEGTVIATVRPNNIKPLEKDESRSGEVSELDVDIKDLRTIIKDIVRKTSTGVDLSEANIIVSGGRGVKSAEGFEPLKELADVLGAAVGASRGACDAGYCDYSLQIGQTGKVVTPDLYIACGISGAIQHLAGMSNSKVIVAINKDPEANIFSVADYGIVGDLFEVVPLLTEEFKKVL, encoded by the coding sequence ATGGCAAAGAAAGTATTAGTGTTAGGAGAAGCTCGAGAAGGCGAATTGCGAAACGTTTCCTTTGAAGCGATTGCAGCTGGTAAGGACGTTGCAGCAGGTGGAGAAGTGGTAGGAGTTATCTTTGGAGAAAATGTTACAGAACTTGGCAATGAAATGATTACATACGGTGCGGATCGCGTCATCGTTGTTAACAACGAAAAATTAAAAAACTATACACCTGACGGCTATTCCCAAGCACTTCTTCAAGTCATTGAAAACGAAAGTCCAGAGGGCATCGTTATGGGCCACACTTCTATCGGGAAAGATTTGTCGCCAAAAATTGCGGCTAAATTAGAAGCCGGACTTATCTCTGACGCAACGGGGGTTGAAGCTGACGGCGATGATGTCGTGTTTGTTCGCCCAATTTATTCAGGTAAAGCTTTCGAAAAGAAAAAAGTAAAAGAAGGCACTGTTATTGCGACTGTACGTCCTAACAACATTAAACCGCTTGAAAAAGATGAATCAAGAAGCGGAGAGGTTTCTGAGCTTGACGTTGATATTAAAGACTTGCGCACAATCATTAAAGATATCGTTAGAAAAACTTCAACAGGCGTTGACCTTTCAGAAGCCAATATTATTGTTTCAGGCGGACGCGGTGTGAAAAGTGCGGAAGGTTTTGAACCTCTTAAAGAGCTCGCTGACGTTCTCGGTGCAGCTGTAGGTGCTTCACGTGGTGCATGTGACGCAGGCTATTGTGATTATTCACTTCAAATTGGACAAACGGGTAAAGTTGTTACACCAGATTTATACATTGCTTGCGGTATCTCTGGTGCGATTCAGCATTTAGCTGGTATGTCCAACTCAAAAGTCATCGTTGCGATCAACAAAGACCCTGAAGCAAATATCTTTAGTGTTGCTGACTATGGCATTGTAGGCGACCTATTTGAAGTTGTACCATTGCTAACAGAAGAATTTAAAAAGGTTCTATAA
- a CDS encoding electron transfer flavoprotein subunit beta/FixA family protein, giving the protein MNIYVIMKRTFDTEEKIAINNGAVVEDGAEFIINPYDEYAIEEAIQKRDEFGGEVTVVTVGDEDAEKELRTALAMGADKAVLINSEDLDEADQFSTSVILAKYFEDKEYDLILGGNVSVDNSTGQVGPRLAELLGIPCVTTITKLDIDGTNVTIERDVEGDIEIVETSLPILVTAQQGLNEPRYPSLPGIMKAKKKPLEEIDLDDLDLDEDDLEAKTEIVDRYLPPAKQAGKVLEGEISDQVQELVSLLRNEAKVI; this is encoded by the coding sequence ATGAATATTTATGTCATAATGAAAAGAACTTTTGACACAGAAGAAAAAATCGCGATTAATAATGGTGCTGTTGTCGAAGATGGAGCCGAATTTATTATTAACCCGTATGATGAATATGCGATTGAAGAGGCCATTCAAAAGCGCGACGAATTTGGCGGCGAAGTAACAGTTGTAACTGTCGGTGATGAAGACGCTGAGAAAGAATTGAGAACTGCACTTGCAATGGGCGCAGACAAAGCTGTTCTCATTAATTCAGAAGATTTGGATGAAGCAGACCAGTTTTCAACTTCTGTTATTTTAGCTAAGTACTTCGAAGATAAAGAATACGATCTTATTCTTGGCGGAAACGTTTCTGTCGATAACAGCACTGGACAAGTGGGTCCTCGTTTAGCTGAATTGCTAGGCATTCCATGTGTGACAACCATTACAAAACTTGATATAGACGGTACGAATGTAACAATCGAGCGTGACGTAGAAGGTGACATCGAAATTGTCGAAACTTCACTGCCTATTTTAGTAACTGCTCAACAAGGGTTGAATGAACCGCGTTACCCATCTTTACCAGGGATAATGAAAGCGAAGAAAAAACCTCTTGAAGAAATCGACTTAGATGATCTTGATCTTGATGAAGATGATTTGGAAGCAAAAACTGAAATCGTTGACCGTTATCTTCCACCAGCTAAACAAGCAGGTAAAGTACTCGAAGGCGAAATTAGCGATCAAGTCCAAGAACTCGTTAGCCTTTTAAGAAACGAAGCCAAAGTTATTTAA
- a CDS encoding TetR/AcrR family transcriptional regulator — MSRLGKSRGPKYGQIIDAAVEVIAENGFHQAQVSKIAKKAKVADGTIYLYFKNKEDILISVFREKMGLFVSCIEEAMGDKETVEDKLLALIETYFKNLSENYHWAIVTQLELRQTDKRLRGKIGEILKDLLILLDTIIDEGKLQGVFKQEMDKRIARQMIFGTIDETVTTWVMKDRKYDLVSLAAPIHHLLLSGLLKDSKTR, encoded by the coding sequence GTGTCTAGATTAGGCAAAAGCAGGGGGCCGAAGTATGGTCAAATCATTGATGCAGCCGTTGAGGTCATCGCAGAAAACGGTTTTCACCAAGCCCAAGTTTCAAAAATTGCAAAAAAAGCAAAAGTAGCGGATGGAACCATTTACCTTTATTTTAAAAACAAAGAAGACATTTTAATTTCGGTTTTTCGGGAAAAGATGGGGCTGTTCGTAAGCTGTATTGAGGAAGCAATGGGTGACAAAGAAACGGTGGAAGACAAGCTGCTCGCCCTTATTGAAACATATTTTAAAAATTTAAGCGAGAATTACCACTGGGCAATCGTTACACAGTTGGAACTAAGACAAACGGATAAAAGGCTTCGTGGAAAAATTGGCGAAATTTTAAAGGATTTACTGATTCTTTTGGACACAATAATAGACGAAGGCAAGCTTCAGGGTGTCTTTAAACAAGAGATGGATAAAAGAATTGCAAGGCAAATGATTTTTGGAACGATAGACGAAACCGTAACAACATGGGTGATGAAGGATCGGAAATATGACCTTGTGTCACTCGCAGCGCCGATTCATCACTTGCTTTTAAGCGGGTTGCTGAAGGATTCAAAAACTCGGTAG